CCCCTTGCTTCGGCTTCCCGACTCAGCCGGGCAAGATGACCTGAGTCTCTGGCATGGTCGGCTGCGGCGGTCCAGAACGACTTTGGAGGGCTGGCATGTTCCCGGATGGCGCGGCCGTGGGCGTCGAGGTAGTCAGCCAAGCGCGAGATACCCGGCTGTGCACCCATACCGCCGGGTCGGGGGACGGGTTCCAGGGCCGCGGCAACGCGCTGGACCTGGGCTCGGGCGTCGGCGAGGGCGGACGTGAACCAGTTGGGGCCAGCTGCGGTGCGCTGCTCGTCCGTGAGGTAACCGGGGGCCGCTTCGCGCAGGAAGCCGTCGGGCAGGGGTGTGTCCCAACCCAGCCGGTAGGCGTCCATGGCGGCAGTGACCAAGGCTCGCGTGTAGCAGGCGGGGGGCTCGTGGGCGGATTCGTAGCGGTCCACGAGCTGCAGGCCGGCGGCGAGGGTCTGGGTGATCTTCCCGTCCCGGGACGAGTGCCTGGCGGCCGTCAGTGCGGGGTCGCCATTGAGGGTGTCCAGCGCCCGCAGGTCCTCCACACCGAAGGCGGACGGGACGCGCACGACGGCGGTGGCACCAGTCAGGAGCACACGGGCATGACGGTGCGAGTCCGTGCTGCCGAGGGCGCGTTCACGCGGGGGCTCGGTCAAGTCGCTGAAGGCTGCGTCCCACAAGGTGGCCACGACGATCGCAGGGCCAGGCTGGGCCAGGCGTGAGAGCAGGCCGGCGGCGAGGGCTTCGCCCTCGTGCCCGGCCAGATGCTGGTGAACGTCGTCGAGCCACAGGACCGTGCGCGGGACGAGCGCGCGGGCAGCCATTACCTCCAGCGCACTTGATGCGGTACGGGGGAAGATAAGGTCCCAGTCGGCCAGAGCGCCGACGTGACGGACGGCTTCATAAGCGGCGCGGGTCTTGCCCGTGCACGAGCTCCCGCGCACCACCACCAGCACCGCCTCCCCACCCATGACCGCGGTACGCAGCACCGCGCGCAGCTGCTGGTCGTGAGCGCGCTCGACGTAGGAGGGCAGAACGAACCCGGAGGCCTGCGAGCTGATGCCGGAGATCGACGGATGGACACGCAACTGGGCCGCCGTCCAGCAGTCCAGGCGCTGCGGCGGGTCGGTCAGAGCACTGCGGCGGGCCCGGGCCTCCGCGTCGGCCAGGTCAGCGGCTGCCTGTTGGCCCCGCCGCGCCTGCTCGGCCTCCCGCACACGGGCTCGGTTGACTGCGTTATGCCGCTCCCGCCACCGTTGGGGGTCCAGCAGCACCGCGTCACTGCCAACGATGCCGCCACGATCGGCTGCCTGCCCGATGCTGGCTATCACGCTGGCCAAGACGTCCACGTCCGCCGGGAACGCCTTGCCGCTCAGCCAGTTGTCGATGGTGTTGTGCGAACGCTGCACGCGCGTGGCAAGGTCGCGCAGGGAGGGGCGCACCCCCACCGGTAACCGTCGGCGCAGGTGTTCCACGCGCCTGAGATCGTCGAAGAACACTTCCTCAAGCGCAGCCGCACTGCCGTCCTCCGTCATGGCGCTACCGGCCCGTCCCCTCGCCAGCCGTCCAACGCGTCACCACGAACGCATCGGGAGGCTGTCAGCCTAGGCACGCCACCTGCAGCCCGGAACACCGCCCCGTCCAACCTGCGGCGGGAAGTCGATGGACATACCGCTGGACAGGCGCGATGGGACAGCCCCGTTCCCACCGCTACCTCCATCGGAGTCAGTGATGACCACTCCCCACCTCTTGCTCGACCTGCTGGCCACGCAGGCGGTCACCGTGCTACTGACCGGCACGGTGACCGCGATATCGGTCGTAGTGATCATCCGTCAGGCCCTGCGGGGCACCCAGCCCCAGCACCGCGCCGCCATCCTCCGCTCCGTCGCCGAGATCACTCGCGCACTGCGCAGTCGGCAGAAGTGAGGAATATCCACCAAGCACGCGCTTCCTGTCAGCCCCACGGAGACAGGAAGCGCAGGAGCATGAAAGCAATAAGAGCAAGAAGCATCACCGCTCCCCAGCGTCTACCCTCCCCCTGCGAGGCGCTGCCCCGGAGGCCCGGTGGGCCGCCATGTCCGGTACGGAACTGGACGTTGCGAATCGGTTCGACACGAACCGACACGATAGGCCAGCTGTGACGGGACGTCCGGGAGGCGGGTTGGCTGCTTGCTCTTATGATTCTGGTTACGGTTCCGAACCCGGGAGGATCCCGATGACCCAGAGCACTGGCCGGCCCGCCCCGGCGGGCCGCTCCGCGCGCGCAGCCGTCGCAGCCTTCCTCTCCGCGATCCCCGGCGAAGCCACCCGCAGCCTGCGCCGCACCTACCTCCAGGAGTACGCCGCCCACCTCGCCACCCTCAAGGACTGCCCCGAAGCCGCCCTCACCCGGGCCGACCTCCTCGACCCCGCCCACGCCA
This sequence is a window from Streptomyces sp. NBC_00454. Protein-coding genes within it:
- a CDS encoding tetratricopeptide repeat protein is translated as MTEDGSAAALEEVFFDDLRRVEHLRRRLPVGVRPSLRDLATRVQRSHNTIDNWLSGKAFPADVDVLASVIASIGQAADRGGIVGSDAVLLDPQRWRERHNAVNRARVREAEQARRGQQAAADLADAEARARRSALTDPPQRLDCWTAAQLRVHPSISGISSQASGFVLPSYVERAHDQQLRAVLRTAVMGGEAVLVVVRGSSCTGKTRAAYEAVRHVGALADWDLIFPRTASSALEVMAARALVPRTVLWLDDVHQHLAGHEGEALAAGLLSRLAQPGPAIVVATLWDAAFSDLTEPPRERALGSTDSHRHARVLLTGATAVVRVPSAFGVEDLRALDTLNGDPALTAARHSSRDGKITQTLAAGLQLVDRYESAHEPPACYTRALVTAAMDAYRLGWDTPLPDGFLREAAPGYLTDEQRTAAGPNWFTSALADARAQVQRVAAALEPVPRPGGMGAQPGISRLADYLDAHGRAIREHASPPKSFWTAAADHARDSGHLARLSREAEARGLSYDAERLARLAADAGDSGAYAMLAEMRERSGDRPGAERLARLAADAGDPRCCAALAWMRERAGDRQGAERLARLAAGAGNPDALHSLTEMRERAGDRQGAERLARLAAGAGDRDALRKLGRGRERAGDRQDAERLYRLAADAGDWRAYNALARIQERAGDRQGAEETARLAADTGSPRCYTTLAWMRERAGDRQDAERLYRLAADAGDRHALRGLAELQERANDGQDTNRMGF